A stretch of the Tamandua tetradactyla isolate mTamTet1 unplaced genomic scaffold, mTamTet1.pri scaffold_91_ctg1, whole genome shotgun sequence genome encodes the following:
- the LOC143673299 gene encoding uncharacterized protein LOC143673299 — protein MKKGILVVEEKLKVTYAVQCEHKEMVTTQGITNSCKDTSQFGSPLKTINSACEEKCTSSVSEYFSCVSFLPMPSCGEFSDLTKESPEPGPSGLFQYNRQMAEKDPNSEYHSCASSEDNPIHTESSKFQEDASQPGPVMVSVWTQTARENYSDSEYSSSASKITPDEDDEIYQLQHGGLSLGSSEMPQPQDSEQEE, from the exons ATGAAGAAAGGAATCCTAGTAGTAGAGG agAAGTTGAAAGTGACATATGCTGTGCAGTGTGAACACAAAGAGATGGTCACAACCCAAG GGATCACAAACTCATGCAAAGATACTTCACAATTTGGCTCCCCTTTGAAGACTATTAACTCAGCCTGTGAGGAAAAATGTACATCCTCTGTGTCAGAATACTTCTCCTGTGTCTCCTTTTTACCCATGCCCTCTTGTGGtg aattCTCAGACCTGACTAAAGAAAGTCCTGAGCCTGGACCCTCAGGGTTGTTCCAATACAACAGACAGATGGCAGAGAAGGACCCAAATTCAGAATATCACTCCTGTGCATCTTCTGAAGACAATCCCATCCATACCG AATCCTCGAAGTTTCAAGAGGATGCTTCGCAGCCTGGGCCAGTAATGGTCTCAGTGTGGACTCAGACAGCAAGAGAAAATTACTCTGACTCCGAATATTCATCCTCTGCCTCCAAGATCACACCTGATGAGGACGACG AAATCTATCAATTACAacatggtggcctctctctcggATCTTCTGAGATGCCTCAACCCCAGGACTCAGAGCAAGAGGAGTGA